A section of the Ornithinimicrobium sufpigmenti genome encodes:
- the hemQ gene encoding hydrogen peroxide-dependent heme synthase: MSNYTHPTPEQVEEINTEIRYAAYSVFRAAAPLPQDREGLAREVDQLFAELSGQGLVVRGVYDVAGLRGDADLMIWWHAKEVELVQKAYQRFRQTHLGQHLEPVWSNVGLHRPAEFNRGHVPAFLSGHDPKKFLCVYPFVRSYEWYLLDPAERGQMLRDHGMAAKDYKDVLANTISSFALGDYEWLLAFEADELHRIVDLMRDLRNTQARMHVREEVPFFTGPRVEVGELVTRLP, from the coding sequence ATGAGCAACTACACCCACCCCACCCCTGAGCAGGTCGAGGAGATCAACACCGAGATCCGGTATGCCGCCTACTCGGTCTTCCGGGCGGCCGCTCCGCTGCCGCAGGACCGGGAGGGTCTGGCGCGGGAGGTGGACCAGCTCTTCGCCGAGCTGTCGGGCCAGGGGCTAGTCGTCCGGGGTGTGTACGACGTCGCCGGCCTGCGGGGGGACGCCGACCTGATGATCTGGTGGCACGCGAAGGAGGTGGAGCTGGTGCAGAAGGCCTACCAGCGCTTCCGCCAGACCCACCTCGGGCAGCACCTGGAGCCGGTGTGGTCCAACGTGGGCCTGCACCGCCCGGCGGAGTTCAACCGCGGGCACGTGCCAGCCTTCCTCTCCGGGCACGACCCGAAGAAGTTCCTGTGCGTCTACCCCTTCGTCCGGTCCTACGAGTGGTACCTCCTGGACCCGGCCGAGCGCGGCCAGATGCTGAGGGACCACGGCATGGCGGCGAAGGACTACAAGGACGTGCTGGCCAACACCATCTCCAGCTTCGCGCTCGGCGACTACGAGTGGCTGCTGGCCTTCGAGGCCGACGAGCTGCACCGGATCGTGGACCTCATGCGCGACCTGCGCAACACCCAGGCCCGGATGCACGTCCGCGAAGAGGTGCCGTTCTTCACCGGTCCGCGCGTGGAGGTCGGCGAGCTGGTGACCCGGCTGCCCTGA
- the msrB gene encoding peptide-methionine (R)-S-oxide reductase MsrB, giving the protein MSTQHSTPATDSARTDTAAAYPQAKSEQEWREQLSPEEYHVLREAGTERPFTGEYNSTTTEGVYACRACNAELFRSETKFEAHCGWPSFYAPLAEDRVQYIQDDSLGRTRTEVRCASCGSHLGHVFEGEGFDTPTDLRYCMNSISMTLVPQEG; this is encoded by the coding sequence ATGAGCACCCAGCACAGCACCCCCGCGACCGACTCCGCCCGCACCGACACCGCCGCCGCATACCCGCAGGCCAAGAGCGAGCAGGAGTGGCGCGAGCAGCTCAGCCCCGAGGAGTACCACGTGCTGCGCGAGGCCGGCACCGAGCGCCCGTTCACCGGTGAGTACAACTCGACCACGACCGAGGGCGTCTACGCCTGCCGCGCCTGCAACGCCGAGCTGTTCCGCAGCGAGACCAAGTTCGAGGCGCACTGCGGGTGGCCGAGCTTCTACGCCCCGCTCGCCGAGGACCGTGTCCAGTACATCCAGGACGACTCCCTGGGCCGCACCCGCACCGAGGTGCGCTGCGCCTCCTGCGGATCCCACCTGGGCCACGTCTTCGAGGGTGAGGGCTTCGACACCCCGACCGACCTGCGTTACTGCATGAACAGCATCTCGATGACGCTGGTCCCGCAGGAGGGCTGA
- the ligD gene encoding non-homologous end-joining DNA ligase, which translates to MADATMLTAPGPDGEDREVRLSSPDKVVWPATDGGAAITKAALAAYLTVVAEPMLRGLADRPVTLQRVRGGIEGEVFYSKNPPKGVPEWSRTTMVTYPSGRSHPQLVVDDLATLLWTAQMGTVTWHPWPVLTGDNDHPDEVRIDLDPQPGRVFADVVEAAQGLREVMQEVGLTPYVKTTGNRGVHVFAAIEPRLEFLDVRHAVIGLARELERRLPDLVTTAWWKEERGERIFVDFNQATRDRTLAAAWSPRIQPGAPVSVPVTWEQLGDVVPGELTVHTVPEWLAEHGDPWAGLHEEPGRIDGAYALWEADLERGLGELNFPPDHPKMPGEPPRVQPSKKVAEHWDEHGNRVEG; encoded by the coding sequence ATGGCCGACGCCACGATGCTGACCGCGCCCGGACCCGACGGCGAGGACCGGGAGGTGCGGCTGAGCAGCCCGGACAAGGTGGTGTGGCCGGCCACGGACGGGGGTGCGGCGATCACCAAGGCCGCCCTGGCCGCATACCTCACCGTCGTCGCCGAACCCATGCTGCGCGGGCTGGCCGACCGCCCGGTGACCCTGCAGCGGGTGCGCGGCGGGATCGAGGGGGAGGTGTTCTACTCCAAGAACCCGCCCAAGGGGGTGCCGGAGTGGTCGCGGACGACGATGGTGACCTACCCCAGCGGGCGCAGCCACCCGCAGCTGGTGGTCGACGACCTGGCGACTCTGCTGTGGACGGCGCAGATGGGCACGGTGACGTGGCACCCGTGGCCGGTGCTCACCGGGGACAACGACCACCCGGACGAGGTGCGGATCGACCTGGACCCCCAGCCGGGCCGGGTCTTCGCCGACGTCGTCGAGGCGGCCCAGGGGCTGCGCGAGGTGATGCAGGAGGTGGGGCTGACGCCCTATGTGAAGACCACCGGCAACCGCGGCGTGCACGTCTTCGCCGCGATCGAGCCGCGGCTGGAGTTCCTCGACGTGCGGCATGCCGTGATCGGTCTCGCGCGCGAGCTGGAGCGGCGCCTGCCCGATTTGGTGACCACGGCGTGGTGGAAGGAGGAGCGGGGAGAGCGGATCTTCGTCGACTTCAACCAGGCCACCCGGGACCGGACGCTCGCGGCGGCCTGGAGCCCGCGCATCCAGCCGGGCGCGCCGGTGTCGGTGCCGGTCACCTGGGAGCAGCTGGGCGACGTGGTGCCCGGGGAGCTCACCGTGCACACCGTGCCGGAGTGGCTCGCCGAGCACGGTGACCCCTGGGCGGGACTGCACGAGGAGCCAGGCCGGATCGACGGTGCCTACGCCCTGTGGGAGGCCGACCTGGAGCGCGGTCTGGGCGAGCTGAACTTCCCCCCCGACCACCCCAAGATGCCGGGGGAGCCGCCGCGCGTGCAGCCGAGCAAGAAGGTCGCCGAACATTGGGACGAGCACGGCAACCGCGTCGAGGGTTGA
- a CDS encoding ATP-dependent DNA ligase, producing MDLPVMPPVSPMLAKPATSLPEGWLYDPKWDGFRSIVFRDGDDVELGSRNEKPMTRYFPELVEAARAELPERCVVDGEIVVADATGERLDFEALGQRIHPADSRVQMLSQATPAAFVAFDLLALGDEDLTGMPFRERRARLERALPGTSAGSFHLSPLTDDAEVAMRWFTEFEGAGLDGVIGKDPEATYQPNKRVLTKLKHVRTTDCVVAGYRTHKSSDEAIGSLLLGLYRPDGQLAHVGVSSSFPMARRKALFEELQPWVTDLEGHPWDWARHLEGERTPSKSSGSRWAAGKDLSFTPLRPERVVEVRYDYLEGDRFRHTAQFVRWRPDREPQSCTYEQLDLPTGYLLSQVLGAPLTGGAAR from the coding sequence GTGGACCTGCCCGTGATGCCCCCGGTGAGCCCGATGCTGGCCAAGCCGGCGACGAGCCTGCCGGAGGGGTGGCTCTACGACCCCAAGTGGGACGGCTTCCGGTCGATCGTCTTCCGGGACGGCGACGATGTCGAGCTGGGCTCGCGCAACGAGAAGCCGATGACCCGCTACTTCCCCGAGCTCGTCGAGGCGGCCCGGGCCGAGCTGCCCGAGCGCTGCGTCGTGGACGGGGAGATCGTCGTCGCCGACGCGACGGGGGAGCGGCTGGACTTCGAGGCGCTCGGGCAGCGGATCCATCCCGCCGACTCGCGCGTGCAGATGCTGTCCCAGGCCACGCCCGCGGCGTTCGTCGCCTTCGACCTGCTCGCCCTGGGCGACGAGGACCTGACCGGTATGCCGTTCCGCGAGCGCCGCGCGCGCCTCGAGCGGGCGCTCCCAGGGACGTCAGCGGGGTCCTTCCACCTGTCCCCGCTGACCGACGACGCAGAGGTCGCCATGCGGTGGTTCACCGAGTTCGAGGGGGCCGGCCTCGACGGGGTCATCGGCAAGGACCCGGAGGCGACCTACCAGCCGAACAAGCGGGTGCTGACCAAGCTCAAGCACGTCCGCACGACCGACTGCGTCGTCGCCGGTTACCGCACGCACAAGTCCAGCGACGAGGCGATCGGCTCGTTGCTGCTGGGGCTCTACCGGCCGGACGGGCAGCTGGCCCACGTCGGGGTCTCGTCCTCCTTCCCGATGGCCAGGCGCAAGGCGCTGTTCGAGGAGCTGCAGCCGTGGGTGACCGACCTCGAGGGGCACCCCTGGGACTGGGCCCGGCACCTGGAGGGGGAACGCACGCCCAGCAAGAGCTCCGGCTCGCGGTGGGCGGCGGGCAAGGACCTGTCGTTCACGCCCTTGCGGCCGGAACGGGTGGTCGAGGTCCGGTACGACTACCTCGAGGGTGACCGGTTCCGGCACACCGCGCAGTTCGTCCGCTGGCGGCCGGACCGGGAGCCGCAGAGCTGCACCTACGAGCAGCTGGATCTGCCGACGGGCTACCTGTTGAGCCAGGTGCTGGGGGCACCGCTGACCGGGGGAGCGGCCCGATGA
- a CDS encoding alpha/beta hydrolase family protein yields the protein MSRVAQVLAGAGGGAAGKLPRGRQGGRQAAKKNSSSELGSSLGRAAVAGISAAAGAAVGGAVSMGTATYFAHRIITPEHEKKDDTAILDVDEDAGTVTFRATPWTSAPGRYGLWLDRGAGHARVGQVLAEDHELKPPTVTRELLGVDQGELAPGPARWNKYFFCGTPGSALGLDYEDVVVTSDIGDLGAWRVPPQEGTDNGDWAVLVHGRSAMREETLRAVPVLHRLGYTTLIPMYRNDIGAPASSDGRYSLGMAEWRDVDAALRYALAHGARRLVLVGWSMGGAIVLQALNRSDVAHRVHRVILNGPVIDWGNVLAHQADLHFIPRPIDHLARSLLRSRLSRHLLGIAEPVDVAATNWVDRADEVTHRIFIIHSATDETVPYGPSQDLARRRPGLVHTFVWPRSRHCQEWNTNPSLWDDLVASFLR from the coding sequence ATGAGCCGGGTGGCGCAGGTGCTCGCCGGCGCGGGAGGCGGTGCGGCGGGAAAGCTCCCGCGGGGTCGTCAGGGCGGCAGGCAGGCGGCGAAGAAGAACTCCTCGTCCGAGCTGGGCTCCTCCCTGGGCCGGGCCGCGGTGGCCGGCATCAGCGCGGCGGCCGGGGCAGCGGTCGGGGGCGCGGTCTCGATGGGGACCGCGACCTACTTCGCGCACCGCATCATCACGCCGGAGCACGAGAAGAAGGACGACACCGCGATCTTGGACGTCGACGAGGACGCCGGCACGGTGACCTTCCGGGCGACCCCGTGGACGAGTGCGCCGGGACGCTACGGGCTGTGGCTCGACCGGGGAGCTGGGCACGCCCGGGTGGGGCAGGTGCTGGCGGAGGACCACGAGCTCAAGCCGCCGACGGTGACGCGCGAGCTGCTCGGGGTGGACCAGGGGGAGCTCGCGCCTGGTCCGGCCCGCTGGAACAAGTACTTCTTTTGCGGCACACCAGGATCGGCGCTGGGGCTCGACTACGAGGACGTCGTGGTGACCTCCGACATCGGCGACTTGGGCGCGTGGCGGGTGCCGCCGCAGGAGGGCACCGACAACGGCGACTGGGCCGTCCTGGTGCACGGCCGCAGCGCCATGCGGGAGGAGACCCTCCGTGCGGTCCCGGTGCTGCACCGACTCGGTTACACCACCTTGATCCCGATGTACCGCAACGACATCGGCGCCCCCGCGTCCAGCGACGGTCGCTACAGCCTGGGGATGGCCGAGTGGCGGGACGTGGATGCCGCGCTGCGGTACGCCCTGGCCCACGGCGCCAGACGCCTGGTCCTCGTCGGCTGGTCGATGGGCGGCGCCATCGTGCTGCAGGCGCTCAACCGCTCCGACGTGGCACATCGGGTGCACCGGGTCATCCTCAACGGCCCCGTCATCGACTGGGGCAATGTGCTGGCCCACCAGGCCGACCTGCACTTCATCCCGCGCCCCATCGACCACCTCGCCCGGAGCCTGCTGCGCAGCCGGCTGTCCCGGCACCTGCTGGGGATCGCCGAGCCGGTGGACGTCGCAGCGACGAACTGGGTGGACCGGGCCGACGAGGTGACCCACCGCATCTTCATCATCCACTCGGCGACCGACGAGACCGTCCCCTACGGGCCGTCCCAGGACCTGGCCCGCCGCCGGCCCGGCCTGGTGCACACCTTCGTCTGGCCGCGGTCGCGCCACTGCCAGGAGTGGAACACCAACCCCTCGCTCTGGGACGACCTGGTCGCCAGCTTCCTGCGCTGA
- a CDS encoding polyphosphate kinase 2 family protein: MAEDRRTVDSDRPFTEALRVREGFGLSDLDPRSTPAFTGRKADGKAALLEHDDELSSLQEQLYAASVGGDSRRRVLLIVQGMDTSGKGGIMRHVVGRVDPQGVQITAFKKPTEEELRHPFLWRIRKRLPEPGKIGVFDRSHYEDVLVVRVHDLVPQQEWSSRYATINDFEQELVEDGITVIKVMLHISAAEQKERLGKRLDRPDKHWKFNPGDIDERENWSDYQEAYQAALERCNIDAAPWFVVPADRKWYARLAVQQLLLEHLRALDLRWPVATFDVEEQKARLART; the protein is encoded by the coding sequence ATGGCCGAGGACAGACGCACCGTCGACAGCGACCGACCGTTCACCGAGGCGCTGCGCGTGCGCGAGGGCTTCGGGCTCTCTGACCTCGACCCACGGAGCACGCCCGCCTTCACGGGGAGGAAGGCGGACGGGAAGGCGGCGCTCCTGGAGCACGACGACGAGCTGTCAAGCCTGCAGGAGCAGCTGTATGCCGCCAGCGTGGGCGGCGACTCGCGGCGCCGGGTGCTGCTGATCGTGCAGGGGATGGACACCTCGGGCAAGGGCGGCATCATGCGCCACGTCGTCGGCCGGGTCGACCCGCAGGGGGTGCAGATCACCGCCTTCAAGAAACCGACCGAGGAAGAGCTGAGGCACCCGTTCCTGTGGCGCATCCGCAAGCGGCTGCCGGAGCCGGGCAAGATCGGCGTCTTCGACCGCTCGCACTACGAGGACGTGCTGGTGGTGCGGGTGCACGACCTGGTGCCACAGCAGGAGTGGTCCTCCCGCTACGCCACCATCAATGACTTCGAGCAGGAGCTGGTCGAGGACGGGATCACGGTGATCAAGGTGATGCTGCACATCTCCGCCGCCGAGCAGAAGGAGCGGCTGGGGAAGCGGTTGGACCGTCCCGACAAGCACTGGAAGTTCAACCCCGGCGACATCGACGAGCGGGAAAACTGGTCGGACTACCAGGAGGCCTACCAGGCCGCCCTGGAGCGGTGCAACATCGATGCGGCGCCCTGGTTCGTGGTGCCGGCCGACCGCAAGTGGTATGCCCGGCTGGCGGTCCAGCAGCTGTTGCTGGAGCACCTGCGGGCCCTGGACCTGCGGTGGCCGGTCGCCACCTTCGACGTGGAGGAGCAGAAGGCGCGGCTCGCGCGCACCTGA